The Martelella sp. AD-3 genome includes a region encoding these proteins:
- a CDS encoding carbohydrate ABC transporter permease: protein MLYPLLWLLASSLKPENEIFGSLGLWPSTFNWSNYTGGWEALPVSFSIFYRNSTIVTVLSVLGNLFSCSFAAYAFARLEFTGKRLFFGLMMMTLMIPYHVVLIPQYVMFLKLGWVDTYLPLIVPRFLASDGFFIFLMVQFFRQIPRELDEAAQIDGCSAFKIYWAVILPLSLPALATSAIFSMIWVWEDFLAPLIYLNDIQNYTVPLALRLFIDQEGKSAFGQMFAMSVLSLVPVVIFFIAFQKLIVRGIATSGMK from the coding sequence ATGCTCTATCCGCTGCTCTGGCTTCTGGCGTCTTCGCTGAAGCCGGAGAACGAGATATTCGGAAGCCTCGGCCTCTGGCCGTCAACCTTCAACTGGAGCAACTACACCGGAGGATGGGAGGCGCTGCCTGTTTCCTTCTCGATCTTCTACCGCAACTCGACCATCGTCACGGTGCTGTCGGTTCTCGGCAACCTGTTTTCCTGCTCGTTTGCCGCCTATGCCTTCGCGCGGCTGGAATTCACCGGAAAACGGCTGTTCTTCGGGCTGATGATGATGACGCTGATGATCCCCTATCACGTCGTCCTCATTCCCCAATACGTCATGTTCCTGAAGCTCGGCTGGGTCGATACCTACCTGCCGCTGATCGTTCCGCGCTTCCTGGCGTCCGACGGCTTCTTCATCTTCCTGATGGTGCAGTTCTTCCGCCAGATTCCGCGCGAGCTCGACGAGGCGGCGCAGATCGACGGCTGTTCGGCCTTCAAGATCTACTGGGCAGTGATCCTGCCGCTGTCGCTGCCGGCGCTGGCGACATCGGCAATCTTCTCGATGATCTGGGTCTGGGAGGATTTCCTCGCGCCGCTGATCTATCTGAACGATATCCAGAACTACACCGTGCCGCTGGCGCTCAGGCTGTTCATCGACCAGGAGGGCAAGTCCGCCTTCGGGCAGATGTTCGCCATGTCGGTGCTTTCCCTGGTGCCGGTGGTGATCTTCTTCATCGCCTTCCAGAAACTCATCGTTCGCGGCATCGCGACATCGGGCATGAAGTAA
- a CDS encoding ABC transporter substrate-binding protein, with protein sequence MAVSRRKFLTTTGGLALAAGLPSMPAFAQDRSIRHFWWGNPERDRRTFEVIEVFEKNHPGISVSGETIGWGDYWTKMATQTAGRNMADLVQMDYRFLFEYVRRGALQELDPFIGNGLDLSNFDKGPLQGGMVDGKLYALNIGSNSQVFVYNETIFEEAGVADTDVINWTWDQFADVCKTITEATGGKVKGSDDCSVVLEVCEVWIRQNGSSFFGPEGDVTVTPDIIADYWQFWRDLRDASVLRSADKSLDANLPMSDVGIVAGDTAISNFWSNQIVGVQALMQDPVGAAMVPHKEGGDPGQFIKPSMFMSLTRDSEDPEAAIMYMNDWINNPEATKVLGLERGIPANPDVRAALAPDFTPAEKVSVDYFNAIQDKVGPLPPPEPKGAGEVRDAFIRAATNVVLGDIAPQQAAEVFVDDAQAIIDRAR encoded by the coding sequence ATGGCCGTTTCACGTAGAAAATTTCTGACCACAACGGGCGGACTGGCGCTGGCCGCCGGTCTGCCGTCCATGCCGGCGTTTGCCCAGGACCGGAGCATCCGCCATTTCTGGTGGGGCAATCCCGAGCGCGACAGACGCACCTTTGAGGTGATCGAGGTCTTTGAAAAGAACCATCCTGGCATTTCCGTGTCGGGCGAGACGATCGGCTGGGGCGACTACTGGACCAAGATGGCCACCCAGACCGCGGGCCGCAACATGGCCGATCTGGTGCAGATGGACTACCGCTTCCTGTTCGAATATGTGCGTCGCGGCGCGCTGCAGGAGCTCGATCCCTTCATCGGCAACGGCCTCGACCTCTCGAATTTCGACAAGGGCCCGCTGCAGGGCGGCATGGTCGACGGCAAGCTTTATGCGCTGAACATCGGCTCCAACAGCCAGGTTTTCGTCTACAACGAGACGATCTTCGAGGAAGCCGGCGTCGCCGATACCGACGTGATCAACTGGACCTGGGATCAGTTCGCCGATGTCTGCAAGACCATTACCGAGGCGACCGGCGGCAAGGTCAAGGGCTCCGACGACTGCTCGGTGGTTCTCGAGGTCTGCGAAGTCTGGATCCGTCAGAATGGCAGCAGTTTCTTCGGGCCCGAGGGCGACGTCACCGTCACGCCGGATATCATCGCGGATTACTGGCAGTTCTGGCGCGATCTGAGGGACGCCAGCGTGCTTCGCTCCGCCGACAAGTCGCTCGACGCCAACCTGCCAATGTCCGACGTCGGCATCGTCGCAGGCGATACCGCGATTTCAAACTTCTGGTCGAACCAGATCGTCGGCGTTCAGGCGCTGATGCAGGACCCGGTCGGCGCCGCAATGGTGCCGCACAAGGAAGGCGGCGATCCCGGCCAGTTCATCAAGCCTTCGATGTTCATGAGCCTGACGCGCGACAGCGAGGATCCGGAAGCGGCGATCATGTACATGAACGACTGGATCAACAATCCGGAGGCGACCAAGGTTCTTGGCCTGGAACGCGGCATTCCCGCCAATCCGGATGTCCGTGCGGCTCTGGCACCCGACTTCACGCCGGCCGAAAAGGTCTCTGTGGACTACTTCAACGCCATCCAGGACAAGGTCGGGCCGCTGCCGCCGCCCGAGCCGAAGGGTGCCGGCGAAGTGCGCGATGCCTTCATCCGCGCCGCCACCAATGTGGTGCTCGGCGACATCGCGCCGCAGCAGGCGGCCGAAGTGTTCGTTGACGATGCCCAGGCGATCATCGATCGCGCCCGCTGA
- a CDS encoding sialic acid TRAP transporter substrate-binding protein SiaP encodes MKKSLIAKALLCSVFIATPALAQDPIELKMTVPSVPTDLHTKALHVFAEEIEKEMPGTFDVQIYDSGSLFGQGADLDALQRGNAEMTYVSYQLIADALPQYGLLTAGYLFQSPEHYRAFLASDIGTEFKQTVSDEMDIKLLDACYLGTRQLNLRDEMDIQTPDDLAGVKLRMPSSDAWLFLGQALGANPTPLPFGEVYLGLQTGTIDAQDNPLPTVEAAKFYEVTDQITLTSHLVDAINFSVSNIFWDELDDAQKEAVTKAAKAACDWNNAERVKVEQDLVAFFEGEGLVVTTPDVDAFRAHVQEAYMNSPRAADWPEGWIEQINQLAE; translated from the coding sequence TTGAAGAAGTCACTTATCGCCAAGGCTCTGCTGTGCTCCGTATTCATCGCGACGCCCGCTCTGGCCCAGGATCCGATCGAACTGAAGATGACCGTGCCGAGCGTGCCGACCGACCTGCACACCAAGGCGCTGCACGTCTTCGCTGAAGAAATCGAAAAGGAAATGCCCGGCACGTTCGACGTGCAAATCTATGATTCGGGCTCTCTGTTCGGCCAGGGCGCCGATCTCGACGCTCTGCAGCGCGGCAACGCGGAAATGACCTATGTGTCGTACCAGCTGATTGCCGACGCGCTGCCGCAATACGGCCTTCTGACAGCCGGCTACCTGTTCCAGAGCCCGGAACACTACCGCGCCTTCCTGGCAAGCGATATCGGAACGGAGTTCAAGCAGACTGTCTCCGACGAGATGGACATCAAGCTTCTCGACGCCTGCTATCTCGGCACGCGCCAGCTGAACCTGCGCGATGAGATGGACATCCAGACGCCGGACGATCTTGCCGGCGTGAAGCTGCGCATGCCGAGCTCGGATGCATGGCTGTTCCTCGGCCAGGCGCTCGGCGCCAACCCGACGCCGCTGCCCTTCGGCGAGGTCTATCTCGGCTTGCAGACCGGCACGATCGATGCCCAGGACAACCCGCTGCCGACCGTCGAGGCGGCGAAGTTCTACGAAGTCACCGACCAGATCACGCTCACCTCGCATCTTGTCGATGCGATCAACTTCTCCGTCTCCAACATCTTCTGGGATGAACTGGATGACGCGCAGAAGGAAGCCGTCACCAAGGCCGCCAAGGCGGCCTGCGACTGGAACAATGCCGAGCGCGTGAAGGTGGAACAGGACCTCGTTGCCTTCTTCGAAGGCGAAGGCCTCGTGGTCACGACGCCGGATGTCGACGCGTTCCGCGCCCATGTCCAGGAGGCCTACATGAATTCGCCGCGCGCGGCCGACTGGCCCGAAGGCTGGATCGAACAGATCAACCAGCTGGCCGAGTGA
- a CDS encoding alpha-L-rhamnosidase: MLKPLNLRVAALEDASGLNGELPRFSWSVSGDAKAQQAFRVVAGSNLDDLAEGRGDLFDSGRREGSWPGMVWDGAPPASDRAVWWSVELWDEDGQGSGFAPPVRFFTGLRAEDWEAEWIARYFVLPAGRDVPQGNRYDNRFQARPADYLRRAVALDEKPVRALAYVTALGLYEFFINGARVGDHVMAPGWTDYHSRVEYQTFDVTDMFAAGENVIGAILGEGWYSGRIGHNQRRAGNHYGGRPAFKCQIHLQYADGRVERVVSDGNWQTAQGPILYSDFLAGEAYDARLEIDGWNAAGFDAASWQPVEAFIPEPGAPLLDAQRVQPAREVARFEGRFLHEKDGMRIYDFSQNLAGYAELRVKAPAGTVFRLRFAERLTEDGALYLENMRYAVNEDIYIAGGKGEEAFKPRFTFRGFQYAGLVIEGAAESELEITAIAIQTDTPVRGKIETGNPLVNKLLSNIVWGQRGNFLSVPTDCPQRDERYGWSADAQVFWRTAGYNMDVEAFLNKWMVDLADGQSPEGAFPDVAPTKPLNPYRLTPQPGAPGWGDAPIIMAWHHFLRYGDRELLVGNYDRFVAWMEYIEAANPDGLRVNRNNNNYGDWLNVGPKTDPFLVASAYWVHLADLMEKIAGATGRDRARWTALGTRLREAFVEAYWRDGRLISDTQTAYLLALDFAILPQGLRGAAASRLKALFEAADWHLQTGFLGVRHVCPVVADHIGSARAVDLLLKETYPSWGFSIAHGATTIWERWDGWTPESGFQSPNMNSFNHYAYGAVGEWIWSRLAGIDWSAAGPGYGHVLARPVFDRRIGHVTAAYEARTGMVESRWRIDGDAGAWDLVLPPSVTADVELPEGLGAVTVDDAPFAGRHLHLASGPHRFRFFLPG, from the coding sequence ATGCTGAAACCCTTGAACCTGCGCGTTGCGGCCCTTGAGGACGCAAGCGGGCTGAACGGCGAATTGCCGCGCTTTTCCTGGAGCGTGAGCGGCGATGCGAAGGCGCAACAGGCCTTCCGGGTGGTCGCGGGCAGCAACCTTGATGACCTCGCGGAGGGGCGGGGCGACCTCTTCGACAGCGGCAGGCGAGAGGGCAGTTGGCCGGGGATGGTCTGGGACGGCGCGCCGCCCGCCTCCGACCGCGCCGTCTGGTGGTCGGTCGAGCTTTGGGACGAGGACGGGCAGGGCTCGGGCTTCGCTCCGCCTGTCCGTTTTTTCACCGGGCTTCGGGCCGAGGACTGGGAGGCGGAGTGGATCGCGCGTTATTTCGTGCTGCCCGCCGGCCGCGACGTGCCGCAGGGCAACCGCTACGACAACCGGTTTCAGGCGCGGCCTGCCGATTATCTGCGCCGGGCCGTGGCACTGGACGAAAAGCCGGTGCGCGCCCTTGCCTATGTGACGGCGCTCGGTCTCTACGAGTTTTTCATCAACGGCGCCCGCGTTGGCGACCACGTGATGGCGCCGGGCTGGACGGATTATCACAGCCGCGTCGAATACCAGACCTTCGATGTGACAGACATGTTCGCTGCCGGCGAAAATGTCATCGGCGCGATCCTCGGCGAGGGCTGGTATTCCGGCCGGATCGGCCATAACCAGCGCCGCGCCGGCAACCATTACGGCGGCCGCCCTGCCTTCAAGTGCCAGATCCATCTGCAATATGCCGATGGGCGCGTCGAGAGGGTCGTCAGCGACGGCAACTGGCAGACGGCGCAAGGCCCGATCCTCTACAGCGATTTCCTGGCCGGCGAGGCTTATGACGCGCGGCTGGAGATCGACGGCTGGAACGCGGCCGGCTTCGATGCCGCCTCCTGGCAGCCTGTCGAGGCCTTCATCCCCGAGCCCGGCGCGCCGCTCCTTGATGCACAGCGCGTGCAGCCCGCCCGCGAGGTGGCGCGGTTCGAAGGTCGCTTCCTCCACGAAAAGGACGGCATGCGGATCTATGATTTCTCGCAAAACCTTGCGGGCTATGCCGAACTCAGGGTGAAGGCTCCGGCAGGCACCGTCTTCCGCCTGCGCTTTGCCGAGCGGCTGACCGAGGATGGCGCGCTCTACCTCGAGAATATGCGCTACGCGGTGAACGAGGATATCTACATCGCCGGGGGCAAGGGCGAGGAGGCGTTCAAGCCGCGCTTCACCTTCCGGGGCTTCCAGTATGCGGGTCTCGTCATCGAGGGTGCGGCGGAGAGCGAGCTGGAAATCACCGCGATCGCCATCCAGACCGACACCCCGGTGCGCGGAAAGATCGAAACCGGCAACCCGCTGGTCAACAAGCTGTTGTCGAATATCGTCTGGGGCCAGCGCGGCAACTTCCTGTCGGTGCCCACCGATTGCCCGCAGCGCGACGAGCGCTATGGCTGGTCCGCGGATGCGCAGGTGTTCTGGCGCACGGCCGGCTACAACATGGATGTCGAGGCCTTCCTCAACAAATGGATGGTGGATCTTGCCGACGGACAGTCGCCGGAGGGAGCCTTTCCCGATGTCGCCCCGACCAAGCCGCTCAATCCCTATCGCCTGACCCCGCAGCCCGGCGCCCCCGGCTGGGGCGATGCCCCCATCATCATGGCCTGGCACCATTTTCTGCGCTACGGCGACCGGGAGCTTCTCGTCGGGAACTACGACCGTTTCGTAGCATGGATGGAGTATATCGAGGCTGCCAATCCGGACGGGCTGCGCGTCAACCGCAACAACAACAATTACGGCGACTGGCTGAATGTCGGACCGAAGACCGATCCCTTCCTGGTGGCGAGCGCCTACTGGGTGCATCTCGCCGACCTGATGGAGAAGATTGCTGGCGCGACAGGGCGGGACAGGGCTCGCTGGACGGCATTGGGCACGCGCCTGCGAGAGGCCTTTGTCGAGGCCTATTGGCGCGACGGCAGGCTGATCTCCGATACGCAGACGGCCTATCTCCTGGCGCTCGACTTCGCCATCCTGCCCCAGGGCTTGCGCGGCGCGGCGGCCTCTCGCCTCAAGGCGCTCTTCGAGGCGGCGGACTGGCACCTGCAGACAGGTTTTCTCGGCGTGCGCCATGTCTGCCCGGTGGTTGCCGATCATATCGGGTCGGCCCGCGCCGTCGATCTCTTGCTGAAGGAAACCTATCCCTCCTGGGGTTTTTCGATTGCCCACGGCGCAACGACCATCTGGGAGCGCTGGGACGGCTGGACGCCTGAGAGTGGTTTCCAGAGCCCGAACATGAATTCCTTCAACCATTATGCCTATGGCGCGGTCGGCGAGTGGATCTGGTCGCGTCTAGCCGGCATCGACTGGAGCGCTGCGGGACCGGGCTACGGCCATGTTCTGGCGCGCCCGGTCTTCGATCGTCGCATCGGCCACGTCACGGCGGCCTACGAGGCGCGCACGGGCATGGTGGAAAGTCGCTGGCGGATCGACGGAGACGCCGGCGCATGGGATCTGGTCCTGCCGCCCTCCGTTACGGCGGATGTCGAACTGCCGGAGGGACTTGGCGCCGTGACAGTCGACGATGCGCCGTTTGCGGGGCGTCATCTTCACCTTGCCTCCGGACCGCATCGCTTCCGCTTCTTCCTTCCCGGCTGA
- a CDS encoding GntR family transcriptional regulator — MKQGAAEAGQAGVKDAAYDLFQDALMSGQLRPGQMVSQRALVDMLNLSIGALRELLPRLQAEGLVSVLPQRGILIPAIDLSMIRNTFQMRAALEREAVIHAVREMSDAVLESQRKLHTDIVEAVKKAPTPELLARGQEIDTGFHNLLISATDNELLRNAYNINAIRMRLIKLDRIRLNETVLPEAFGDHLAVIDAIQKRDRIAAIDAMDKHVRNARNRALQL, encoded by the coding sequence ATGAAACAGGGTGCGGCCGAGGCCGGTCAGGCGGGCGTCAAGGACGCCGCCTACGACCTTTTTCAGGATGCGCTGATGAGCGGGCAGCTCAGGCCCGGGCAGATGGTCTCCCAGCGTGCGCTGGTGGATATGCTGAACCTTTCGATCGGCGCGCTGCGCGAGCTTCTGCCGCGGCTTCAGGCCGAGGGGCTCGTCAGCGTGCTGCCGCAGCGCGGCATCCTGATCCCGGCGATCGATCTGTCTATGATTCGCAACACGTTCCAGATGCGCGCGGCCCTTGAGCGCGAGGCGGTGATCCACGCGGTCAGAGAGATGTCCGATGCCGTGCTTGAAAGTCAGCGCAAGCTGCATACGGATATCGTCGAGGCGGTGAAAAAGGCGCCGACGCCGGAGCTTCTGGCGCGCGGCCAGGAGATCGATACCGGCTTCCACAACCTGCTGATCTCCGCCACCGACAACGAGCTTTTGCGCAATGCCTACAACATCAACGCCATCCGCATGCGCCTGATCAAGCTCGACCGGATCCGGCTCAACGAGACCGTGCTGCCGGAAGCTTTCGGCGATCACCTGGCGGTGATCGACGCCATCCAGAAACGCGACCGGATCGCCGCCATCGATGCGATGGACAAGCATGTGCGCAATGCCCGAAACCGCGCGCTTCAGCTTTGA
- a CDS encoding TRAP transporter small permease, protein MAARDKAHALRKWGIFLKGVADTIGALFFLSAFVGFIIQIFYRYVMNRPLLWTEEFTMIAFVWAVFWAAAFCVPIREHVSFDVVYDIVPERTRRLFTMFSMVMLIAAFALLIPYTWDYLDFLTRKKSSVLRIPMNLVYGCYLLFLFGFTVQAIWRLMRLFGPRWTEEI, encoded by the coding sequence ATGGCGGCCCGAGACAAAGCCCATGCCCTGCGAAAGTGGGGCATTTTTCTAAAAGGCGTCGCGGACACGATCGGCGCCCTGTTCTTTCTTTCGGCCTTTGTCGGCTTCATCATCCAGATCTTCTACCGCTACGTGATGAACCGGCCGCTTCTGTGGACCGAGGAATTCACCATGATCGCCTTCGTCTGGGCGGTCTTCTGGGCGGCGGCGTTTTGCGTGCCGATCCGCGAGCACGTCTCCTTCGACGTTGTCTATGACATCGTCCCGGAGCGCACGCGGCGGCTTTTCACCATGTTTTCCATGGTCATGCTCATCGCCGCCTTCGCCCTGCTGATCCCCTATACCTGGGACTATCTCGATTTTCTGACACGCAAGAAGAGCTCGGTTCTCCGCATTCCGATGAACCTGGTCTATGGCTGCTACCTGCTGTTCCTGTTCGGTTTTACCGTGCAGGCAATCTGGCGGCTCATGCGTCTTTTCGGGCCCAGATGGACCGAAGAGATCTGA
- a CDS encoding ABC transporter substrate-binding protein, producing the protein MVVTRRTFLTVSGGLALGAGLPAAPAWAQQKSIRHFWWGNPERDRRTFAYIDWFQQAHPDIAVSGETIGWGDYWAKMATQTAGRNMADIVQMPYIYLHEYVQRGALVPLDDYLGNGIDVSFYDEGALDSGMVDGMLYGINIGATSQVIPYNQRVFDEAGVAFDRFGWTTDTFADACQKITDATEGAVTGSEDLSLYIENFEVWGRENGHDLYSKDGELQVTAEDVGSYWRFWTDLRKAGIIEGPDATVRVDKPMSDLGIVSGTTATTFRYANQAVAVQSLMQDPVGLAMVPRRAGMAYGQYILPSMYLSISRDAENIDAVLAYINDWVSSPDAIRVLGIDRGIPPSAMGRDALMPVLSDTEAKVVDYYAGIQGKVGPVPNPAPKGVGEVRDSFMRTGTDVVLGYVSPEDGAARFVEDASAILERARM; encoded by the coding sequence ATGGTTGTTACTCGCAGGACATTCTTGACGGTTTCGGGCGGTTTGGCGCTTGGCGCCGGCTTGCCGGCTGCTCCGGCCTGGGCGCAGCAAAAGAGCATCCGCCACTTCTGGTGGGGCAATCCGGAGCGCGACAGGCGCACCTTCGCCTATATCGACTGGTTTCAGCAGGCCCACCCCGATATTGCGGTGTCCGGCGAGACCATCGGCTGGGGGGATTACTGGGCCAAGATGGCAACGCAGACGGCCGGCCGGAACATGGCTGACATTGTGCAGATGCCTTATATCTACCTGCATGAATATGTTCAGCGCGGCGCGCTCGTCCCGCTTGATGACTACCTTGGAAACGGCATCGATGTCAGCTTCTATGACGAAGGCGCGCTCGATAGCGGCATGGTCGACGGGATGCTCTACGGCATCAATATCGGCGCGACGAGCCAGGTCATTCCCTATAATCAGCGTGTTTTTGACGAGGCGGGCGTCGCCTTCGACAGGTTCGGCTGGACGACGGATACATTCGCCGATGCCTGCCAGAAGATTACGGATGCGACGGAAGGAGCCGTTACCGGCAGCGAGGATTTGTCGCTTTATATCGAGAATTTCGAGGTCTGGGGCCGCGAAAATGGCCATGATCTCTATTCGAAGGACGGCGAGCTTCAGGTGACGGCCGAGGACGTCGGGTCCTATTGGCGGTTCTGGACCGACCTGCGCAAGGCGGGCATTATCGAGGGCCCGGACGCGACCGTGCGTGTCGACAAGCCGATGAGCGACCTCGGCATCGTCAGCGGCACCACGGCGACCACCTTCCGTTATGCCAATCAGGCCGTGGCCGTTCAGAGCCTGATGCAGGACCCCGTGGGCCTGGCAATGGTGCCGCGCCGCGCCGGCATGGCATACGGGCAATATATATTGCCGTCGATGTATCTCTCGATTTCCCGCGATGCCGAGAATATCGATGCCGTGCTGGCCTATATCAATGACTGGGTGTCGAGCCCGGATGCCATTCGGGTCCTGGGTATCGATCGCGGTATTCCGCCGAGCGCGATGGGACGCGACGCGCTGATGCCGGTGCTCTCCGATACCGAAGCCAAGGTCGTCGATTATTACGCCGGCATTCAGGGCAAGGTCGGTCCCGTGCCCAATCCTGCGCCGAAGGGGGTCGGAGAGGTCAGGGACAGCTTCATGCGGACGGGCACAGATGTCGTCCTGGGCTATGTTTCGCCCGAAGACGGAGCCGCGCGCTTTGTGGAGGATGCGTCTGCTATTCTTGAACGCGCGCGTATGTGA
- a CDS encoding dihydrodipicolinate synthase family protein, with protein MLADSDLRGVVGACVTPVTPEFEIDVQRLKSHMEFVLAEGCSFVSEFGTTGEGASFSTRQKAAALRALAAAGMDMKRHIPGVVASAVDEAGGMLAAIADVGARAALVIPPYYYTPSSSEAVADFYEAMIRRAGSPDIEIVLYNFPHFSGVTFDVPLVEVMLERFGERIIGIKDSTGNLADGLKLIEAFPQLSIFTGDDRILPEMVAAGGAGMIGGMTNPYPADTVRLYSGPVTDALRVRASRRIEAVDAHGGATALKALVAEMRGDDAFRRTVPPLSPAGADVTQKVRVADEPVAG; from the coding sequence ATGCTGGCGGACAGTGATCTCAGAGGCGTTGTGGGGGCGTGCGTCACGCCGGTGACGCCCGAATTCGAAATCGACGTTCAGCGCCTCAAGTCGCATATGGAATTCGTGCTTGCCGAAGGCTGTTCATTCGTTTCCGAATTCGGCACGACGGGCGAGGGGGCTTCCTTCTCGACCCGCCAGAAGGCGGCCGCCCTGCGCGCGCTCGCCGCAGCCGGAATGGATATGAAACGCCATATCCCGGGCGTTGTTGCCTCTGCCGTCGATGAGGCCGGCGGCATGCTTGCGGCGATCGCGGATGTCGGCGCGCGGGCGGCGCTGGTCATTCCGCCCTATTATTACACGCCGTCCTCCAGCGAGGCAGTTGCCGACTTCTATGAGGCGATGATCAGGCGGGCCGGATCACCGGATATCGAGATCGTGCTTTACAATTTTCCGCATTTCTCCGGCGTCACATTCGATGTGCCGCTGGTTGAGGTCATGCTGGAGCGGTTCGGAGAACGCATCATCGGCATCAAGGATTCCACCGGCAACCTTGCCGACGGCCTGAAGCTGATCGAGGCTTTCCCGCAATTGTCGATCTTCACCGGCGATGACCGGATCCTGCCGGAAATGGTTGCCGCCGGCGGCGCTGGTATGATCGGTGGTATGACAAATCCCTATCCCGCTGATACAGTAAGGCTCTATTCCGGGCCGGTTACCGATGCGTTGCGCGTTCGGGCCAGTCGGCGGATCGAGGCCGTGGATGCGCATGGCGGCGCCACGGCGCTGAAGGCGCTGGTTGCGGAAATGCGCGGCGACGATGCATTCCGCCGAACGGTGCCGCCGCTTTCGCCGGCCGGTGCGGACGTCACGCAGAAGGTTCGCGTCGCGGACGAGCCGGTTGCCGGATGA
- a CDS encoding carbohydrate ABC transporter permease has translation MKNTKARNASGYMFLTPWLIGFFLLAIGPILVSLYLSFTRYDMVGDPRWTGLDNYIYMFTRDRRFWKTLEVTFHYVVFAVPLRLIMALGVAMLLDKGLRTIGLYRAIFYLPSLLGASIAIAILWRQLFSIDGVVNQVLAVFGIQGIGWITNPSTSIYTLIVLAIWQFGAPMLIFLAGLRGIPKDLYEAADIDGTSRFRKFYAITLPMLAPVVFFNLVLQIIEAFKIFSPAFIISNGTGGPADSLLVYTVYLFNEAFKFFRMGYASALAWVLLVIIGLFTALAFATSKYWVHYENERD, from the coding sequence ATGAAGAATACGAAAGCGCGCAACGCTTCCGGCTACATGTTCCTGACGCCCTGGCTGATCGGGTTCTTCCTGCTCGCCATCGGTCCGATTCTGGTCTCGCTCTATCTGTCATTCACGCGCTATGACATGGTCGGCGACCCGCGCTGGACCGGGCTCGACAACTACATCTACATGTTCACCCGCGACCGGCGGTTCTGGAAGACGCTGGAAGTCACCTTCCATTATGTCGTCTTCGCCGTGCCCCTGAGGCTGATCATGGCGCTCGGCGTCGCCATGCTGCTCGACAAGGGGCTCAGGACGATCGGGCTTTACCGCGCGATCTTCTACCTGCCGTCGCTGCTCGGCGCATCTATCGCGATCGCGATCCTGTGGCGGCAGCTATTCTCGATCGACGGCGTGGTCAACCAGGTGCTCGCCGTCTTCGGCATTCAGGGCATCGGCTGGATCACCAATCCCTCAACCTCGATCTACACGCTGATCGTGCTGGCGATCTGGCAGTTCGGCGCGCCGATGCTGATCTTCCTGGCAGGGCTTCGCGGCATTCCGAAGGATCTCTACGAGGCGGCGGATATCGACGGAACCTCACGCTTCCGCAAGTTCTATGCGATCACCCTGCCGATGCTCGCCCCGGTCGTGTTCTTCAATCTGGTGCTGCAGATCATCGAGGCGTTCAAGATCTTCTCGCCCGCCTTCATCATCTCGAACGGCACGGGCGGGCCGGCCGACAGCCTTTTGGTCTATACCGTCTACCTCTTCAATGAGGCCTTCAAGTTCTTCCGCATGGGTTATGCCTCGGCGCTTGCCTGGGTGCTTCTGGTGATCATCGGCCTGTTCACCGCGCTTGCCTTCGCGACCTCGAAATATTGGGTGCATTATGAAAATGAACGCGACTGA